CCCATATAGAATAAAATATCACACCAAAAATAAGAGATTAGCCAATGCCGGAAAAAGTCATTTTTTCATGGAGTGGCGGTAAAGATAGTGCCATAGCGCTCTATGAAATTGAGAAGAGTAATAACTATGAGATATTAGCTTTATTGACAACCGTGACCGAAGACTACGACCGGGTTAGTATGCACGGTTTGAGACGGATTCTATTAGAACAGCAGGCCGAGTCGCTGAGCTATCCGCTCGAAAAAATTTTGATTCCCAAGAATGCTTCCAATCAAGAATACGAATCTAAAATGGAAGAGGCTCTTTTAAAGTATAAGAATAGAGGTGTTAACTCAGTAGTCTTTGGAGACATCTTCTTAGAAGATGTAAGAAAATACCGAGAGGACAACCTGGCTAAAATAGGGATGAGGGGAATCTTCCCGGTCTGGAAAAGAGACACCAACGAGCTTGCTCGTACATTCATAAACCTGGGTTTCAAAGCGGTTACAGTCTGCGTTGACGCAAATGTTTTGGACAAGAGATTTGTAGGGAGGGTCATCAATGAACAATTCTTATCCGAGCTCCCTCCCGGTGTCGACCCCTGCGGCGAGAATGGCGAATTTCACTCCTTTGTCTACGATGGGCCGATATTCCGGGAAAGGATACTCTACAATACCGGAGAGGTTATCTTAAGGGATAACCGTTTTTATTATTGCGATTTAGTGCCTCATCACTAGAGCATATAGATCCGGTCTACCAGCAAGCAATCTGACACAGGGTGTCATTCCGCGAATCTAAGATTTCTCCCCCTGGTCGAAATGACAGAAGAAGTTATTGGAACGGTATCCTCATCCTTGTCATTCCGATCCCTGTCCCGAACGAATGTGAGGGAGCTGGTGAGGAATCTAAGCAAATTGCTCTCCGTTCCTTACATTAAAACCAGATACGGCCCGGAAAGTCACGCCTATCGAAAAAGACAAAACAATAGAAATTATGTTGTTAAGAAGCATGTCGTGTACTACTGACGAAACTGGCGAGCGGCCCCTCCTTTTTCAGTGTTATAAAATTATCGCCCTTGGTGAGGCTCAGGACAGGCTTAGATAAACTTAGTATTCAGGCAAACCGAGTTATATTAGCATTTAGCAGATGTAAATCCG
This genomic stretch from Thermodesulfobacteriota bacterium harbors:
- a CDS encoding diphthine--ammonia ligase, with product MPEKVIFSWSGGKDSAIALYEIEKSNNYEILALLTTVTEDYDRVSMHGLRRILLEQQAESLSYPLEKILIPKNASNQEYESKMEEALLKYKNRGVNSVVFGDIFLEDVRKYREDNLAKIGMRGIFPVWKRDTNELARTFINLGFKAVTVCVDANVLDKRFVGRVINEQFLSELPPGVDPCGENGEFHSFVYDGPIFRERILYNTGEVILRDNRFYYCDLVPHH